Below is a genomic region from Brassica rapa cultivar Chiifu-401-42 chromosome A08, CAAS_Brap_v3.01, whole genome shotgun sequence.
ttttttgttgttggtgtgtttaaaatgatgttccaacatccatatttatagaaaatttcgaatctggtagttgtaattttactatgaaattacgacgaaaattaattgtatggccaaaaaaaaaacgtgagccacctaccaagttggtggattcaaaatttcctcgttaagtacacgtaaaatatttcgtcgtaaagcactcgcgaaatttacgtggcttttacgaggaaaaactatttcctcgtaaaagccacgtcaatttacatcgtctttacgacgaatattttttgtcgttaccttacgacgaaataacgatgcttttctttctcaacgtactttcctcgcaaaatcaacgtttttttacgaggattatttttcctcgttaaacttcctcggtaaagatacgttttcttgtagtgttgcTATGTTTTCTTTGGGATGTTAGGTTGAAGGCTAGAAAGTATTCTTTTGGTTATGAGCTCTCATTGATTGTTTTTAAAAGTttacttgtggacaagtaaagagcaagtttgggggagttgatatatcATGATTTTAATGGTATTTAGGATATCATTTATCTCATTCTAATCATTCTAGGTTGCATTTAGGTCTTTATATTGCATTTTCATACATCATTTGCATATTCTAGGGTTTGGATTGCACACTTGAGAAGTTTGGGGTGAAATCATGAGGACTTGTCTGCAAATTTAATTGTTTTGGGCTCACATCATAAATATCCAAAAGATAAAGGGCCATATGTGCAAAAAGTCCAAAATTCACCATTGTTGCGTCGTGGTTCCTCCGCTACGAGATGGCTGCGACGGTGAGAAGCGACAACTCCAGAGCTTCAGGACATGCTGTCATGGCTCGAGCTGAGGTCAAGGCAGCGACTCTGAGCACATCTGCGACTTGTTTATGATGACGACGGCGTGAATCGTGGAGGAGATGAAGACGGAGGCGGTGAGGAGATTCGTCGTGGCTGAGACGATAGAATGGTGGTAGAAAGCTCGAGATAGAGCAAAGGAAAAACACAGATTGAGCAACGAACGCGAACCATTGCTGCGGATTGGAGCTCTCCGCGGAAACAAGGCAGTGAGCTCGAGGAGACGCCACGGTTGGACTCCACAGATGGAGGGAGGCCATGGAATCGAGGTAGAGAGTTGAGTGGTTCGGAGGAGACGCTGCGGCCGTGCAATGCGGCTTGAAGATGTTCGTGGGCAATGATGAAGGACGCGAGCGATGGGCGCGGGTCAAGCCGGCCCGCAGACCTTGTGCGCGGGTTGGAGCCGTCAGCTGTCGATGACAAGATTAGCCAATCCATTTGTCTTTCGGGTCAAATCCGGGTTTGTCGGGTCGACCCGGTTCAAGTTTTAAGCTATTACAAATACATTTTAGACCAAAATTTGGATTTATCTTGTTTTCTCTCAAAATACATTGAGACTTTGGAGAAAgtttaaatctttattaatctaatctttcttttttgagTAATTTGAgtctatttcatttttttaacatGATTTCTTTGAATCTATTATGGGTTTAAGGTTAATCATGAAGATTAGTGAGTAGACTCTTTTTGGATTCATAGGTTAGGATGATTAAGTGACGATCTAGAATGTTTAGAGTAGATTAATATGTTTCTTGCTTGATTGAGTGATCTTAATGCTAATCTAGAGTTGACCATTTTAGATTAGAAATCTAGACAATTCATTGCCCGGAAGGTGTTCGCTGGAATGTCTGAGCCAACTCAACATGCTCTTAGCTTACCTTACCAAAGGCATTTGATGTTAGGGGAGTTTAGAAAGTTGAATGATCTGTTCTTAATGATTGCTTGATTGACACAAACCGAAGGcatttgatgtttgatcaaTGAGAGTAAATGAGCATTTGTCTTGACAAAGAACTTGCTTAGAATTGTTATCTAGAGTTAGGGAAATGTGTTGATTAAAACATTGCCATTTTAGATTAAATTTTAGTCATCTGAAATCAAATTCTTAATACCCATGATTCCTCTTTTATCCATTTGCTTGAAAGTTGCTAGTTAATTGTGTTAGAATCTTGTTTGTTTAATCGAATCACTTCATTACACTGaatgcacttagattaagtttGAACTCGTATTCTCTTTGCATTGAAACACTTAGAAATGGATTGACATCTAAAATACTACATTGATTTGAATTAGGATAGAAACATCCTTATCATGGTCACAAAAGAGGAGAAAGTCGGCTTTTAAAGCTAGAAGAGTAACATGATTTGATTTTCCCTTTACAGATCTCCAGTAACTCTTCGACGGTGGCGGCGCCTGTCTTGGAGAGACAACACCCCCATCCTGGATCTACCTTCCTTCATGGCAGTGAGAAATCAGTGGAGACCTTTGAAGATAATGAAAAGTGGGCTGACCTCTGGTTCTTGGAGACAACATGTTCCAAGGTGGTGATGAAGGAGTGGTTAACTGGAGAAGCTTAACCCGCTTGATTTAGATCGGAAAAATGTACCGTTTATGAAACCATGTACATGGCTCGAATTCGTACTCAATCCTATTTCCGATAAGAGTAGTTGACAATTGAATCCAATTTTTtccattattttcattttataccCATAATAGTGCGAAAGAAAAGCTCGACTCCAATCCAAGTTGTTCAAGAATAGTGGCCTTGAGTTTCTTGACCCTTTGACTTAGGATTAGTCAGTTCTTTCTTGATGGGGAAAGAGATATAATTCAGCGGTAGAGTATCACCTTGGCGTGATGGAAGTCATCATTTCGAGCCTGATTATCTCTAAACCCAATGAATGTGAGTTTTTCTATTTTGACTTGCTCCCTCGCTGTGATCGAATAAGAATGGATAAGAAGCTCATGATATTGACGTATGTAGATAGGGGTAGCTATATCTCTGGAAGCGAATTCCATGCGCAGTGGCGGAGCCACCTCTTGATCTGGGGGGTCATATGACCCACAtggtttttgtaaaaaaaaaaaaaaaagtttacttGTATACTGAGAaacaaaattgagaaaatgATAACATTATTTTGTGAAATATGGTAGATTTCGATAAATATCTTCCTGAATCTATACTAAATCTACCCTAAATCTCTCATAGTATCttctctcaaaaaaaaaaatcatcaaaactgCTTTTTCCTTCACTCGAACCTGAGTTATTCAAGAGAAAAATACACACGCAAACCACTAGACCACACATGATTTACACTACTTTGATATGTATACCAGTTTATATACTATCAAGtataataaaaatcttaaaattgaTCCTTGATTAATCCACAATTAATTTCTGacttttgtatattttgaattttcataTAACAGGGTCAAAAGTGTACGTTTGAAAGTTTAAGGCAAAATCATAAGGACATTTTTGTAAATTTGGAAGATTGGGGCAAACATTACACAGAAAATTCATGGACCAAAGCTGAAAATGGAGTACTGACTGGTCTAGACTGAACAACTGAAAGTTTTGGAATTAATTTGAGGAGCAATATGTACAAACAGAAAGTTATGGGACAAATTTGTGATTAGTCAAAAGTTTGAGGACCTGTCTTGCAAAATTACCCAAACTGGCCATTGTTTCTTTTTGAGAAGCTTTCCTTCGATCCGCGACGACGGCAAGGGATGATTCCAATGTAACAGAGACAGTGGCGTGAAGCAGAGAGCACGACGAGATTGGAGCCTTCAGATATGGACGGAGGAGTGACATCACGAGTTGAAGCCGTGGAGGAAGCTTGGTCGCAGCGATTGGAATAGAGCATAACCACGAAATCAACGAGACAAAACCGACACGAAGCACAGAGCACGGTGATGAGGAGCTAAAGAGGACGACCTCTGGTCGGGATGAGCAATATCTCTTCCGTGgatgttttttttctatatgtttttccttttttcctttttaataaaaacttaaatcaattacaaattattaatattaattcgGTTAATTGAAGGGTATAATAGtatcaaagaaaatataaatcctaATTACCTAAATAATCTTCTACAAGTTTTATTGAGACAAACCTAAGTTGAAAGTGTTTCttttttccaattttccctTCTATTAATTCCCTATCTAAATAGGATACTTATATAGGGGCCTGTTCGAAAATGCGCCGCCCAGGGCTGCATAGTTGCCGGAAAAACATTCCACGGCCACCGAACGTGGCGATTTGATGCTATTTAGTTACTTAATcggtgaaaattttaaatttcatcatTTTGTATATTTGAAACTCAAAATCACATGTTATATTGCAAATCTGTTATATTTAAGTTAAAACTAACAAgattaagaagaagaaacaaagaaattgcaaaaaaagaagaagaggaaaacgGCTCTGGGATTTGCAGGCGGATTGTTGAAGACGAGGACATTTTAGTTATTTGACTTCATTAaacctaaaaaataaaataaagtaccaAACGGCTACAAATCACTTCGAACCGTGGTCAGATGCATTAAGTAAGTGAACACTAACCACTGGACCATGTATCAACTGCTGAAAtaattcatataattaatatatttgaagTGAAATGAGATAAAAGCCCTAAAACTATTCCTCTATTAATCCACGTATAATTTCCAAATAATAGATTCGACGCTAGGCGCTACCTCACCGCACGTGTTATGCCTAGCATAATTTTAAACAGGGATAGGACCTAATGTCAGGCTatcgttttcttttttttcctaaaaaaaatcatagagTAAGACATCaatgtattaataaaataaatcatttggTTTGATTGCATGATGGACTCCTCTGAAAACTTTTGGCGCAAGTGTAAACGAGGTGCTCTAAATTTTTTCTCTAATAAACAGGGggtaatttataatttagagGGGGGTAGCGGAAATCTAACCCGCATCGTTAGCTTAGAAGACTAAGGGTTATAGTCTACGTGGATTGATCAGCTGTATATTTTTAATGTCTCTAATTCAAAACCGAATATGAGATTTTGGCTTCATCCGGCTCCTTTATGATGGATGACGAAATTTCCAAATAAAGGAAGATGAGAACGAAATCAAAATTATATGTGAATTGGctgaaaaatgatcaaaaacgaacgaaaaaataaaagaaaagaatggTTTGCAaaaaagatgacaaaaaaagaCAAATGGCTGATCTTTGAATAGGAAAAAGAGTGGATCCGCAGGGTCCCAAATGAATTTCCCTGCGACGGTACGTGGTGGAGGTTCAATATCCCATCACCAGAGAAGACTGTGTTATTTGAACCGGTGGTATGAGCCTAACACCTCTAGAAGCTTGGATATATGGTTACAGTCTGTGTCTGCAACCTGAGACACTGAGTGTCGGTGAGATGAGTCTAACTTAGGAATGCGCCTCTGGTGAAGATGTTGTTAGGACAAGGAGCTCACGCCAATCATTTGGTCCCAGAAGTTTGAGTATAAGCTGTAATCTCGTTTTTAGAATTTTCTAATTAGGTGGTTGAAAGAGATGACTGCATAACAGATTGTGGAGTACTTTCGTTCTTAGTGGGGTTGAATGTACAAGGAGAGTTTAGTTCAGAGACGTTGGGTCCAACTTCGTGACTCCGAGTCATATTATAGATCAACTCTTTATTTTTGTGGTTGATCTCTTTTAAGGTTGAATCTATTAGGGGTTAGTGGAAGATGAATCTAGGTAGAGTTGATTGATTTTAAGAATCAAGaaatttgttaaatttataaaaagttttaatgagttttacatatttaAGAAGTCTATGAAACTATTTTACTACAATGATTTTGagaatttgaatatatatatatatatatatgcaacaTTTTGAAAATCTTGTTTTATGAGTTAAAACGTCAAGAATCCAAGTTCtaataatattagattttgatAGAATTAAGAATCTTTAAAATCCAAACATTTTGAATAACAATGGATTCTATATGTCATTAAAGAATCATCGAACcaataacacttgattttatAAGAATGTTAGAATCTATCAGCCAATAAGTATAgacttttaaaattctaacaatcATTATAAACATAAGTCCCACTAACACCCTTACACCCCGTTATACTCAATTTTGGTGAATATAAAGTTTGTTGATGAGCTAAAAAGAAACGATGTTCTAGTTAGAACTAAAATAGTAGAATTACAATTTGGCCCACAAAGAAAAGGTGAAATTTCCAAATTAGCACCTTAAAAATAATCTTATCATGAAACGTCTTCTAAGAAGAAGCAAATCGATTTGTGGGAACAGAAACCCTAGCGAGCGGAAGCGATCAATCGTGAGATAAAGAGAACAGACAGGGTgatggggaagaagaagaagagagcgaCGGAGAAGGTGTGGTGCTATTACTGCGACAGAGAGTTCGAGGACGAGAAGATACTAGTGCAGCACCAGAAAGCGAAACACTTCAAGTGCCATGCCTGCCACAAGAAGCTCTCTTCTGCTAGCGGCATGGTCATTCATGTCCTTCAGGTTCATAAAGAGACCGTTTCAAAGTATGTGCCTTCTATTTAATTTACTAATCTTGTTTTGTTTGATGACTTGAAtgtgaaaaaaaattgaatctttATTGCAAATCATTGGAAAGGAACACTCTTTTGATTGCTTCAATGTGTATGCAATTTTAAGTCTTTCTTTGCTTGGTTTGGTTAAAGTAAGACGAAAAGGGTAATTGATCATTTTAGTAGCAGTTCTTGCTGCTTGGGGCTTGTAGCTAGAGATGATGCATAATGTTATAGTTCTCACATCTTCTGATTTCCCATTAGGGTTCCTAATGCTAAAGACGGTCGAGATTCAACTGATATTGAAATATACGGAATGCAAGGAATCCCACCTCATCTCTTGGCTGCTCACTACGGAGAAGAAGGTAAATGGACTTGACAACTTGACATGCATTATTGTTCATGTCATCTTCTTTAGTTAGTGTCCTGACGCTGTGTTTTCTGCCAGAGGAAGAGTCTCTAGCCAAAGTTGCCAAAGTTGAGATTCCTTCCGTCCCTCTTGGTGCTGCAGTTCCTAGACCTTACGGAACGGTATATCAACCTCAACAAGTGCCCGGTGCTGTGCGACCTTTGTATGTTCACTATATTCTCTGTTCTATAGCTACTTTCCTTAGTTCTCTCTTAAGATTGTACAATATAGAACTATGGCTTAGAATGACTGTTCCACTATTGTTTTCTTatctaagattttttttgtcactttTGATCATGTAATATTATTTTCTGTCAACAGGTACTATCCCGGTGCTTCTATGCGGCCTCCTGGTCCTGCATGGCCTATGCCTCCTCCCCAGCAACAATGGTATCCACATAATCCAGCCGTTTCTGTTCATCCACCTACCCATTTAGGGTATCATCCGCAACAACTCTTTCCTGTTCATGGTATGGGGATGACTGTGCCAACATCATCTGATGTAGCCAATGGAGTCACTCTTTCATCATCTCCCGCAATGCCGGTTTCTCAACCTCTGTTCCCTGTTGTGAATAGCATCACTCCTTCCCAAGCTTCAGTGAATGCATATCCGCCTAATAACTCTTTTCCAGGTTTAGTCTTTAGTTCTCAGAATCGATTGCTTAGATTTAGCTCAGCTTGTTTTGGTTTTGAAacttaatctctctctctctctctctctctcttatgttTTTTTGCAGTGGGTGGGACTAATCCTCCTCATTCGTATGCTTCTGGTCCAGACACTAGTGGTCCTTCAATCGGTCCACCTCCTGTGATTGCAAACAAAGCTCCTACCTCTCAGCCTAATGAGGTCTATCTTGTATGGGATGATGAAGCAATGTCTATGGTTAGCTTCCTCCTGTACGTGTTGTATTGATGTCATTTAACGAATCAATTTGATCTGACTCGACTGTATTTGCAGGAGGAAAGAAGAATGTCCTTACCGAAATACAAGGTGCATGATGAAACTAGCCAGGTAAGTTCTGAAATTTCCCTTCTAAAGTTAAAGGAGCGTTTGCTTTGCACGTCTAACCCACTCGGTAGGCTTTATTTATGCCTTTTTCTTTAACTCCAGAGGCTATTGATTCTGTGCTAAGAGGTACCTTTACTATTTCAGTTTATTGTTTCTTCGCTTAGAATAAGAGAATTAAGGACATAGACGACAATAGTAAAGCATGTTTGATCATTGGTTTCTTTAGTAGCTTGCCATAGTACTTGCAAAAAGTAgtaaagaaaaatgtgtttgtATCTGCTTGCTCTTCATTGTGTATCCTCTTTCCTCTTGtattgtattaaaaataattggtGATTGGGTCCACAAGATCATACTCAACAGGTTTGGTTTCAAACCAGGTCAGCtcctttttttatttcattaaagTATGCAAAGTTTGGTACCTTTGCACAATCACTGTCTCGAggaacaagaaaagaaaactctTTATAGCCTTTCGacgaactttttttatttactgaGAACCGGGCTTTGCTGTTTTCGAAATGGTTGCAGATGAACTCGATAAATGCAGCCATAGACAGACGAATCTCAGAGAGTAGGCTTGCTGGGCGGATGGCATTTTAAAAGTTTTGGCAGCAAACCTGTGAGTCGAAGAAACCAtccaagaagatgatgatgatgggcTTTTGTTACAATTCTTCACTCGCATTTATTCAGGTTTTTCAGAAGCTGAACTTGTGATCTGAATTTAAGTTATTACATACAATCTATATATGATGTAGTCTTTAGACTGGTGAGTTAGTTACCATTTCATTACTTTAGAGATCTCAGGGATGTTTTTtcaaaggtttttttttgtttgttgtgaCTATCCATTGGAACCAAGAAATTGCTAATGTGGGTCAAATGGATCGAATGCAAAGTGGATTTTGTTGAAACAAACGTGGTAATATTTAGTTACTTTCTCAGGCACACTCACTCCGTCACTCGTCTACCCCCAAAAATATTTGGAGTAAATCCTAAACAAAGAGATTGATTGGAAAGGGTTGTAAAAATCGTGACATGCATTTTTTTTCTATGAAACAATCGATTTAGCTTTTCTAAATGAATTTagaactaaaaatttaaaaatatattaggaAATCAATTTTTCTAAACATTTATTTACTAGTTTGGATatctttgaaaataaattaccaaaaaataatattaaagtcAGCCAaaattaggggtgttcaatccggatatcggttcggtttcggttcggttttttttggttttcggtatttcggttagtaaaatataactaccattctaattccatatttacttcggttcggttcggtttatataccgtcggttttcggtttattcggttttataccaaaaaacataattattttgtttgagatcatactatatgaattttagagtcatattgtcaacacagtcatttattaaaaatatattacatgttcaaataaatgaacaaaaaaagtaaaaatgcttctaccatcaaataaaataatcaattctataactaaaatcaaagattgaaattttgaaaataaaaatatgaaacaaaacagaaacatgaaagaaaagtttgtccactcttccatatttagtgttcattaaagtcatgttttttcaattgaaaattttccattaattattgtctatcaaatttataatcttcatattaatttagtgaagactaaaataaatcaaaaagatcaaaaaaagacttagaaaataagatgtatgtattgcgatgtattgttatttagttatagttcaagtgttttataaattaaggttttttattactataaaattatggtaatagttattaacacaaatttaacttatgtaacaaatagattttcatgtattgttttaaaatagatacatatttacatgtttctacttttaatcggttttgttcggtttattcggtttaatcggttatataccaaaccatatccaaatcctacagtttttataaaattatatccattcggtttatatggtatataccaaaaccaaaccatattgtctatttcggttcggttcggtacggttcggttttaccatattaaACAGTCCTAGCCAAAATATCTACTGTCTAAattcaaaagcaaaaaaaaactaaagtcaCAGCATTAACCAATCACCCCAAAAACACATTTTATGTATGAATAACGTTGATTTGGTTGAGAAGAAAGATCTGTTTAAGGTTGCTGAGGAGTTCCAAAATATTCTAGGATATGAAAAAAGGTATGTAAGATGGTCAGTTTCAAAACAACGAACGGGGATCTCTTAAATTGcaactaaaaaaaattctttctgCTTGGTGTTCTAGGTACTTCATGATATTAGGACTCGAGGGATCTGGAGTTAAAGATTTCAGCCAATGTTTAATGGACCAAGCAGTTAAGAAACCATGGGAGGTAGATGCATTCACCATGAATGAAGAAGTCATGAAGAACATCTCTCTTGAGGTTGTTAGGGAGGGATAGTGCATCTCTCTTAAGGGGTGCACTatcattcaaatttcaaaaGTGCACTAACAAACACTCACCATTAGGTGGTATAAATAAGCTTAAATGAGTAAAAAGGCATTAGTACATATTAGAAAAGATTAAACTATAAGTAAACCAGATATAGGAGGTACCATATGGTATGAAGCACCGTCTAGTGGATTGGAGAGACCAGCGAGAAGTTGTCGAAGATTAAACATTGGAAATATAATCTTACTACAAACAGAGGATACAAAGCAATAAGATAAAGcaacatagttttttttaatgcaaCATAATTTCCTAAAAGCAACGACTAGTCTTAACGCCAGAAATCGAAACGGCACGTAGTTTCTTGACTAAAAGCCTAAAAACTAACAGGCTCCAGGAAATGGAAGTGCTAACTGATCAAGAAGACTAACCAC
It encodes:
- the LOC103833415 gene encoding protein SUPPRESSOR OF FRI 4 isoform X1; this encodes MGKKKKRATEKVWCYYCDREFEDEKILVQHQKAKHFKCHACHKKLSSASGMVIHVLQVHKETVSKVPNAKDGRDSTDIEIYGMQGIPPHLLAAHYGEEEEESLAKVAKVEIPSVPLGAAVPRPYGTVYQPQQVPGAVRPLYYPGASMRPPGPAWPMPPPQQQWYPHNPAVSVHPPTHLGYHPQQLFPVHGMGMTVPTSSDVANGVTLSSSPAMPVSQPLFPVVNSITPSQASVNAYPPNNSFPVGGTNPPHSYASGPDTSGPSIGPPPVIANKAPTSQPNEVYLVWDDEAMSMEERRMSLPKYKVHDETSQVSSEISLLKLKERLLCTSNPLGRLYLCLFL
- the LOC103833415 gene encoding protein SUPPRESSOR OF FRI 4 isoform X2 — protein: MGKKKKRATEKVWCYYCDREFEDEKILVQHQKAKHFKCHACHKKLSSASGMVIHVLQVHKETVSKVPNAKDGRDSTDIEIYGMQGIPPHLLAAHYGEEEEESLAKVAKVEIPSVPLGAAVPRPYGTVYQPQQVPGAVRPLYYPGASMRPPGPAWPMPPPQQQWYPHNPAVSVHPPTHLGYHPQQLFPVHGMGMTVPTSSDVANGVTLSSSPAMPVSQPLFPVVNSITPSQASVNAYPPNNSFPVGGTNPPHSYASGPDTSGPSIGPPPVIANKAPTSQPNEVYLVWDDEAMSMEERRMSLPKYKVHDETSQMNSINAAIDRRISESRLAGRMAF